In the genome of Abyssalbus ytuae, the window GAAGACAGAAAAAAAAACATCAGAAGGATAGCAGAAATGGCAAAAATAATGCTGGATGCAGGCCTTGTAGTTCTGGCAGCTTTCGTATCACCCTACAAAAATGATAGAGAATTCATTAAAAATATCATAAAACCTACTAACTTTGTCGAGATTTTTGTTAACACAAGTATCGAAGAATGTAAAAAAAGGGATGTAAAGGGGTTATATCTGAAAGCTGAAAAAGGTGAAATAGATAATTTAACCGGAATTTCAGCTCCTTATGAAGCCCCGGATAATCCTGATATTGAAATTACAGCCCGTTTTAACAAAAATGAAGCGATTGATGAAATTTTTAAAAAAGTTTACAGTAAAATACAACTCACTAAAAAATGAGTAAATACTATTTAAATTATTTAGACGAATTAGAATCGGAAGCAATTTATGTGTTGCGTGAAGTGTGGGCACAGTTTCAAAACCCGGTAATACTCTTTTCCGGAGGAAAAGATTCAATAGTAGTAACACACCTGGCAAGAAAGGCCTTTTTTCCCAGCAAAATTCCTTTTGCATTGCTGCATGTTGATACGGGGCATAACTTTCCCGAAACTATTAAATTCAGAGACGATTTAATAAAAGAACTCGGGGTAAGGCTCCTGGTGGGATCCGTTCAAAAATCAATAGACCAGGGAAGGGTTGCAGAAGAAAAAGGGAAGAATGCCACCAGGAATACATTACAAATAACAACTCTTTTAGATGCTATAGAAGAGCATAAAATTGACTGTGCCATAGGCGGAGGAAGAAGGGATGAAGAAAAAGCCCGGGCAAAAGAACGCTTCTTTTCTCATAGAGATGATTTTGGCCAGTGGGATCCAAAAAACCAACGACCGGAATTATGGAACTTATTTAATGGAAAATATTTTGAAGGAGAACATTTCAGGGCATTCCCGATAAGTAACTGGACTGAAATGGATGTATGGAACTACATTAAAAGAGAAAATATTCAAATACCTTCTCTTTATTTTGCCCATGAACGCGAAGTAGTATGGAGAAATAATTCATGGATACCAAAATCAGAATTTTTGGTGTTAGATGAAAAAGAGGAAATAGTCACAAAAAAAATAAGATTCAGAACTTTAGGAGATATAACTATTACAGGAGGAATTGAGTCGGATGCCGATACCATGGAAAAAATTGTTCAGGAAGTATCTGCTATGAGACAAACGGAACGAGGTAACAGGGCAGATGATAAACGTTCTGAAACCGCAATGGAGGACCGGAAAAGAGAAGGGTATTTTTAAACATGTATTAATTGGTCCAAAGGCCGCCAATTTGAGTCTGTAGACGGATATTATTGGTGAAAGATAA includes:
- the cysC gene encoding adenylyl-sulfate kinase, with translation MGKNITPYQFNITCKDRNTLNKHKSLLVWFTGLSGSGKSTLANLLEVKLHSLGIRTYILDGDFIRQTLNKDLSFSPEDRKKNIRRIAEMAKIMLDAGLVVLAAFVSPYKNDREFIKNIIKPTNFVEIFVNTSIEECKKRDVKGLYLKAEKGEIDNLTGISAPYEAPDNPDIEITARFNKNEAIDEIFKKVYSKIQLTKK
- the cysD gene encoding sulfate adenylyltransferase subunit CysD; translation: MSKYYLNYLDELESEAIYVLREVWAQFQNPVILFSGGKDSIVVTHLARKAFFPSKIPFALLHVDTGHNFPETIKFRDDLIKELGVRLLVGSVQKSIDQGRVAEEKGKNATRNTLQITTLLDAIEEHKIDCAIGGGRRDEEKARAKERFFSHRDDFGQWDPKNQRPELWNLFNGKYFEGEHFRAFPISNWTEMDVWNYIKRENIQIPSLYFAHEREVVWRNNSWIPKSEFLVLDEKEEIVTKKIRFRTLGDITITGGIESDADTMEKIVQEVSAMRQTERGNRADDKRSETAMEDRKREGYF